In Spirosoma sp. KUDC1026, the sequence GCAATAGATCTTTACAACCCGTTGTGCTAAACAGAAGCGCACTGACGGCCAACATCGAACGGGAGAGGGGAAGAATAAGAGTTTTTTTCATAATTATATCGGTCTTGAACAAGCAAATCGATACGTCGATCGCCTGAATAGAGATGCTAGAATTTCAGGTTAATACCAAAAGTGGTCTGGCGAACAGCGGGCGATTGGTCGGCATTCACGTCACCATCGGTTTCGCTGTCAATACCTTTGTATTTGCTCCGGTAAGTTGAGAAAATGAACGGCTGCTGGACACTGGCAAAGAGACGTAATGAGCTGATTTTTAGCTTCTGCGTGAATTTGCTGGGGACGTTGTAGCCAAAATTGATATTCCGGATCTTCACGAACGTACCATCGAAATACAGGAGAGTTGAGCGATAAGGTGGGAACTCCTGGTTTTTGTTCGGCCGGGGAAATTCGTTGGTCGGATTGTTTGGAGTCCAGTAGTCAACGTCCAGACTGTTATACCGGCCCGCCAGCGTCAGGAAATCCTGATGGAAAATACTCCGGAACATATAGCCTACCCGGGCAAATACAAAGACCGACAGATCAAAACCTTTATACTCAAAACGGTTGGTAATACCAGCGCTCCATTTCGGTACCTGCGAGCCCAGAATAACCCGGTCAGCTGCGTCGATGCTGCCGTTGCCGTTCGTGTCCTGAATCTTGATCTGGCCCGGTGCACTCTGGTATTTCCGGGCTTCTTCGGCTTCGCTGGTCTGCCAGATACCAATCTTCTTGTAATCGAAATAGGCCGTCAGTGGCTGCCCAATGAAGCGGGAGTTTCCAACGTCGTCAACTTTACCATTGAAGAGCTCCAGAATCGATTCTCGGTTACGGGTAAACTGTAGATCGGTAGTCCAACGAAAGCCACTTTGTGCATCAATGTTGACGCCGGAGAGCGTGACTTCAAGCCCCTGGTTCCGGGTTTTGCCGACGTTACGTAGTACCCGGTCGAAGCCATTAGTACCTGGTAACTGGTCAAACAGCAGCAGATCGCGTGTATCGGCCTGATAGTATTCCAGCGTACCGGACAGACGGCCTTTGAACAGACTAAAATCAAGACCGATGTTAGCCGACGTAGTGGTTTCCCAGCGCAGGTCAGGATTGCTGATGGTAAACGGACGGTAGCCAAAAGCACCCAGGTTACCAAAGGCGTAGGTCGTACGAGCCAGCTGAGCCTGTGTCTGATAGGGGTCAATAGCCGTGCTGCCGATGGTACCGTAGCTGGCCCGCAGTTTTAATAGATCAACCCAGGTAGCGGATTTTATGAACGACTCATTACTGAGGTTCCAGCCGATAGCCGCCGATGGGAAAAAACCGTATTTGGTGTTTTCTCCGAAACGGGAGGAGCCGTCGTAGCGCCCCGTCAGCGTGAGTAAGTACTTGTCGTTATAATCGTAGTTGACGCGGGCCATATAGGAGTTCAATACCCACCGGCGTACATTACTGCCAACGCTGTTGATGAGCGAGGCCTGGCCCAGATTGTAGAACAACTGGGTTTCGGCGGGGACGCCCGTTACACTGATTTCATTGGTTTCGTAATCGTCTTTCTGCACTGAGTGCAAGGCCGTGAGATTCAGGTTGTGTACCTGTTTGAACGTTTTAACGTAAGTCAGAATATTCTCCAGTGTCCAGTTGAACTGGTATTCATTGAAGGAATAAGCAGTCGGATCGGCAAAACGGCGGGCGTTAGTAAGGCTACCCACAAATCGGCCAATTCGGCGATTACTCAGATCAGGGCCGAAGTTAACTCGGTATTTAAGGCCGTCAATGATGTTCCACTCGCCGTATATGCTATTGAAGATCCGCATCCGTTTAGTCAGGTCAACCTGGGCACCAGGCGTGATCTCTGCAATTGGATTTGTACGTAAGCCGTCGGCGGTTGGCAGGAAGATCAGATTACCGTTATCGTCGTAAGGTTTACCCAGCGGATTTTCGTTATAAGCTCCCCCCAGTGGGTTGAAGTTTTCCCCGTTTCGGAAGCTCATTACGCCCAATGTCGACGTACCTACCCGAATGTGTTTGTTGATCTGGTGGTCGAGGTTGACACGGAAGGTATAGCGCGTAAAGTCCTGGTTTTTGACGATACCAACATCCTTAAAATAGTTGCCTGACACGGCAAACTGCGTTTTTTCACTACCACCCTGTATGCCAATCTGATGACTCTGGATAGAACCCTGCCGAAGTAGGTACGACTGGTAATCCGTAGTGCGATTCTGGGCAATACCGTCCAGTTCGATTGGTTCAAAAAGTTGCGCATCGGTCGTGTATTCATTGACTGCTCGTCGTGACTCGCGTTTGTACTCGGCGAATTCAGGACCGTTGAATACATCAATCTGTCCCAGTCGATCTGACAGACCGTAATAGCCATCGTAGGACACTACTGATTTACCGGGCTTACCCCGTTTGGTTGTAATAAG encodes:
- a CDS encoding SusC/RagA family TonB-linked outer membrane protein, with protein sequence MFSTITHPPGRPWLSLLGLTALTLLSQPSLSSSLPITSTITQAQERIVTGRVLSAEDNSPLPGVNVAIKGSTRGTTTDAEGRYRIPIVDAKTVLVFSSVGALSQEMEVGNQSTIDIRLIADDKTLNEVIVVGYGTQKKSQVTGAISSVGAKEIAELPITNARQALQGRAAGVDVVQNSSKPGAGPTVRIRGRRSINASNDPLYVVDGIPQAGNIDDINPNDIASMEVLKDASATAIYGSRGSNGVVLITTKRGKPGKSVVSYDGYYGLSDRLGQIDVFNGPEFAEYKRESRRAVNEYTTDAQLFEPIELDGIAQNRTTDYQSYLLRQGSIQSHQIGIQGGSEKTQFAVSGNYFKDVGIVKNQDFTRYTFRVNLDHQINKHIRVGTSTLGVMSFRNGENFNPLGGAYNENPLGKPYDDNGNLIFLPTADGLRTNPIAEITPGAQVDLTKRMRIFNSIYGEWNIIDGLKYRVNFGPDLSNRRIGRFVGSLTNARRFADPTAYSFNEYQFNWTLENILTYVKTFKQVHNLNLTALHSVQKDDYETNEISVTGVPAETQLFYNLGQASLINSVGSNVRRWVLNSYMARVNYDYNDKYLLTLTGRYDGSSRFGENTKYGFFPSAAIGWNLSNESFIKSATWVDLLKLRASYGTIGSTAIDPYQTQAQLARTTYAFGNLGAFGYRPFTISNPDLRWETTTSANIGLDFSLFKGRLSGTLEYYQADTRDLLLFDQLPGTNGFDRVLRNVGKTRNQGLEVTLSGVNIDAQSGFRWTTDLQFTRNRESILELFNGKVDDVGNSRFIGQPLTAYFDYKKIGIWQTSEAEEARKYQSAPGQIKIQDTNGNGSIDAADRVILGSQVPKWSAGITNRFEYKGFDLSVFVFARVGYMFRSIFHQDFLTLAGRYNSLDVDYWTPNNPTNEFPRPNKNQEFPPYRSTLLYFDGTFVKIRNINFGYNVPSKFTQKLKISSLRLFASVQQPFIFSTYRSKYKGIDSETDGDVNADQSPAVRQTTFGINLKF